In Dysidea avara chromosome 6, odDysAvar1.4, whole genome shotgun sequence, the genomic stretch TTGTATTTGATGGCTATTCAACAGTGACATTTATTACAAATGGTGCTGGAGACCAAGGTGGAGCAATTTTTAATGAAGTGAAAGTAATTGCATTATTTACAGAGCATACAAGAGTGATATTTGCTAACAATTCTGCGAGATTTGCTGGAGCTATATATTCAGCTCGTAGGTCTAGTATCTCATCTAATAAGCAATCTACAATAACATTTACCAAGAATTTTGCAGTGCGATCTGGTGGAGCTGTAAATTGTAACAATTGTGGAAGTATCACATTTAAAGGGAACTCTGCAGTGAACTTTACTGAAAATAATGCAACAAGATTTGGTGGAGCTATAATGCTTAATTCTAATATTATATTTGGAGAACATTCTTCTTTAACATTTACTGAAAATATGGCTGAAAACAGTGGAGGAGCTATATATGAAGCTAAAGGTGTTATTTTATTTACTGCAAATGCTAAAGTATCTTTTACCAAAAACAATGCGACATATAGTGGGGCAATACGTTCTGGTCAACAATCAAGCATATTATACAAGAACAATTCAGTGGTGACATTTATTGAAAACAGTGCTGTTCtaaatggaggagctgtattgTCTCTTGATAACTCCATCATATCTTTTGAAGATAACTCCACAGTGACATTTACTAAAAATTATGCTACACACGCTGGAGCAATAGAATCTCAATTTAATTGCTTTATATCATTTAAGGGAAACTCCACAGTAACCTTTATCAGCAATTATGCCATACAAGATGCTGGAGCAATACTATCACGCAGAGCAAACACCAATGTTACATTTGAAGAATACTGTAGTGTTAAATTTGTTGAAAATACTGCTGAACTAACTGGTGGAGCTGTACTTACCGGTGAAAGTGGAATTGTTTTATTTAAAGGTCACTCTATCATTATATTTGCCAATAATTCAGCCACATGGTGTGGAGCTTTATGTTCTAATGTTCTGTCATCTCAACACTATGCAACTCTATCATTTAATGGAAATCATGCTGAACTTGATGGTGGTGCTATATGGTCTACTATCTTTGCAGTTATCTCATTAAAACATAACTCTACAATAATGTTTACTGAAAATAGTGCTGGGAGAGATGGCGGAGCTGTATATTCTGGTCATAACTCTTACATATCATTTCAAAACAGTTCTGTAGTGAGATTTACTAAAAATAGTGCTGGGAGAGATGGTGGGACTATACATTCTGATGATAACTCTCACATTTCATTTGAAGGAATTTCCATGATAACATTTACAGAGAATGAAGCTGCAAGAGATGGTGGTGTAATGTATTCTGTTGAAAACTCCAAAATTATTTTTGATGAAAGCTCTACTATAACACTGAATAAAAATAGTGCCAAAAGACATGGTGGAGTTTTTTGTTGTGTTGACAATTCTTTAGTTTTGTTTGAAAATACCACTACAGTGTCATTCACCCATAATAGTGCTGCAATGGATGGTGGAGCTATATACACACTGCATTCAACTATAATAAAGTTTGGTATAAACAGCACTGTAAGGTTTGATGGTAACAATGCTCAGAACGGAGGGGCTGTATTTCTTGGTGACCAATGCAATACTACATTCAGAAGCAATTCTAATATGACATTCTGTCTTAACAGGGTGGATGGCTATGGTGGAGCTGTATATATTAAGGCTTCCCAAAGCATGGTTACCTTCGAAGAACAATCATTTGATCACTTTTATGATAACTATGCTAGAGTTGCAGGACATTCACTGTACGTAGCTGTACCAAAGTCATGTAACAGCATTTGCCTGAATAATAACATTGTGGGTGTTAACAAAGAGAAATTACACTCTGAGCAAAGCATAGCCACTACTCCTAGCAAAATTCAGCTCTTCGATCCAGCAAAATGTATTGGTAATAACACAAAAGGAGAGTGTGAAGTATACTATgtaaacaaaataatgttaGGTCAAGAAATTTTCATTAATGCTTGTGTATCGGACTTTTATGACCAACCTACTAATGCAGTGCAGTTTGTGGTTAACGGTGAGAACAGTACAAATTATCATATTGATGGCATACAGCACACTTTGATATCATGTGGTAATAACATATTTCAAGGAATGAGAATTGCTGGAAATGAAAGTTTAGTTGCTGAATTTTATAATTACACAATGACCACTACATTTAGTGTTAATCCACTTTCTAATGAGAATGCATTTTCTATTCAGTTGGTAGTAGAGATATCACCATGTCATCCTGGATTCTGGCATGATACAGAATTACAGAAATGTGTATGTTTTGATTCTACTGATATTGTGTCTTGCTTTGGTAGTACTTCAACTATTAAGAGAGGCTATTGGTTTGGAAGTGTAAATGGACAACCAACAGTAACAGTATGTCCAGTAAATTATTGTGACTTTAGCTGTTGTGAGGCCACTGATGAATTCTATCATCTTTCACCACTTAGATCATATCAGTGTAGATCACACAGATCTGGTCCTGCTTGTGGTAACTGCAAGGAAGGTTGGACTCTATCATTTGATTCTGCTGAATGTGTTGTAGATGAAAAGTGTACAGCAGGACAGACAGCACTGGTAGTGACTTTAACAGTCCTATACTGGATAGCTGTGGTTGCTACAGTGTTTATCGTGATGTACTTCAAGATAGATATTGGATCCTTGTATGTTATCTCATACTATTACAGCATGCTGGATATTTTGCTAAGCCAAGTCTTGCATGTTTCACAAACATTGCTTACTATCATTAACATTATTTCCAGTTCAGTCAAAGTAACTCCACAGTTCCTTGGACAACTTTGCTTGCTAAAAGGCTTAAGTGGAATTGATCAGCAGGTTATTCACTATGTACACCCACTTGCCGTTTCTTTGATTCTGATTGCAATAAGCTTTTTAGCAAGAATTTCCTACAGGTTTTCATCATTTATCAGTAGAGGAATTATTCGTGTTATCTGCTTTCTCCTTTTGTTATCATATACTTCAGTAGCAACTACTTCACTACTGCTAATGAGACCACTAATGTTCACAGATGTGAATAAAGTTTACACATATGTATCTCCTGATGTTCAGTTTTTCCATGGCCGCCATCTACCATATGCCATCGTAGCAGTGTTATGTACAATAGTGATTGTGATTGCTCTACCACTTCTACTTCTACTTGAACCATTCCTTAATCATAAAATAAGTTTTACCAGGATGAAGCCATTACtagatcagtttcaaggatgctaCAAAGACAGATATCGTTGCTTTGCAGCTTATTATATGATTTGTCGACTGTTTATTATTGTGACAGTTATTGCTACCTCACCTAATGATTTTCTTGCTCAATATATACTAATTAGTTCATGTGTACTGATGGCTGCGATACATGTAATGATAAGACCATATAAAAACAAGTTACTCAATACACTTGATGGATCGATATTGatgtcaataattttagttgcTGTGCTACCAGCTGTTTATGGATCCACCTCAACTCTAGTTGTAGGAATAACTCTTGGTTTAGTTACATTCCCACTAGTGTTCATTTTGCTGATGGTATTTCTAACTTGTAGAGAAAATATTAAGAAATTTTTTATGCAATGCAGACCTCATAGTAACATAAAAGCCACAAGTGTACATGATGAAATACCGATGGATGATGTTGGAACTATAGTGGATGATGAGATGAGAAAAAATGCAACGATATGtgacatgtatgtatataagtgTATAAaactatgtgtgtatgtgtgcatgcttgTAGTTAGCACATGGGTGCAAACATTTACCAGTAAgacaatgcatacatgtaaaaTGTAAATATCACAATGCACTCGTGATTATACATTTAAGCTTCAATGTACACAACAATTGAGCATTCACTGAATGCTATGAGTATGCAAGTATGTGTTAATAAAGTAATCAATACTCAACTGAGCTGACGTTTCATTTTGACATTTACTTTGAAATGGTAATCAAAAATGCCAAATCAATCAATTTATCTAATAGCTAAACGCACTGCATAATAAAATAGAGGACTTGTAGCGTGACGTAAATCATagtaattgctaagcaaccgtagctgTCAGCCATGTTTCTGGACAGTGTTGTGGCTGAAAAGTGCCGGCTTTGtcaggatttggtacaggctgtaatgaagcgaatcagtgttgagttgtgttgtaaatacagtatataccaCCCAGCTCGATAAAAAAGGCGAAGAAGTtagaatttatttatttatttattactgtgtaggactccatcaaggagtagctataacacacagatacaaaacaaaaattcAGATGGTTTAACAAAACGCCCggtccttaaaacagtttatagatggctgattgatAGTGGATGGTAAAGAGGAAAATAAGTACGAGTTGATTCTTGCTTGTGGGATAAACGTTGTGAATGACCTCTGgtaactgatgacattgatgttaatgagatagatggaacttccatttgacaattggtgagtaatgtatcgaaatttaattagccGTCTATTTCACGAAGCCAATAATAAGATCTTCTATTTCAAACCAGCCCTgcttcccagtgccactatacccagcgcttagtgaataaatctcgttaccttcattctgacccaatatgcaccatagaaagttgtcccgaaacatgtccgcctagcaaccgttgcttcacacgtgcaagtcctctattggGGTATATTACATTGTCTCAATACATTAATatgtattatttttatttatttattaatgctttacagcacaagaagCAAACCAGTCCTTCCTGTAGCTTACcagactataattattattagtctGGTAAGCTATAATAAGGACTTTTTAATAATCCATTATCATTGTAACTACAACATGATAGTGTCCTATTGGCTAACAGTAACTGCAATGTTTGGCAATGATAACAAGATATTAAAATGTCCTTCCTGTAGcttatttacagtatgtattgcAATAATGTAATTGACCTcaatacaattacattttctataataattatgcatatgGTTTATGGTTGATGGTTATAAACACGCTGCTACTGTTTACATGTAACACATATTAACACACATATTAGATGTACATATTGTTTTCAACAGTAACCAGTTACACAGTGATGATGCTGTTCACTATCGAGAGTCATTCATGGAAATAATGGATGAGATCAAAGATTAGAAATCAGTACGAGGTGACTAGCGTGATCATTGTAATATTATAACATTAACAGTTATAATTTACACAAGCACACTGTAGCTACCATTTGTAACACAACTATGTATAATAGAACTTCACAATAGACTACATAAGTATATATTTGATTACTGAGATACAGTAAACTAGTAGATAAGTCCTCGGTCACATGTGACCAAGAGAGTAACACATGTGGGCATAGCAAGGGAGTGTAGATGAGTGCAAAAATAAAATAAGCATGCATGCATCTACATTAATTACAAAGAGAATCAGTTAGAGAGGGAAATCGCCTACCAAGCCAGAATTTAGTGGACTGTAAAAAATTATAGTAATATTAACAGTTTTGTGCATAGCACATCAGTCTTACTTCAATCTgtctacatgtatacatatgatGGCTTTTATTAATAGCATTTTGGTGGACATAGCTTACTACAATGTGCAAATGGTGACAGTACAGAGGATTTGAGGctgtattatgtacatacacGAGTGAGAAAAGTCATGTACAATGTGGGTTGTGGGTCATTATATGCTACAATCATGTGCACACAACAGATGCCATCTTTAgttttatatacagtatgtaggaCGGTAATTACCTGTGTAAAACACATGACTAGAAGGTATAAACACCGTTGTTCATGCTTTTGAATACAGCAGAGCATGTTTTTGTGTCGTAAAAACTGTGTAGATAGTTTGTATTGC encodes the following:
- the LOC136259359 gene encoding probable outer membrane protein pmp20, encoding MLLPKFVITYLLVLFFKHSKAEVVVVVSSDSDSGDGASDDKTTCCVTGNCTCYSFSLALVNLNDNVIINLTSDVVLSSHVSIEGVENVTIVGYNNPTVLCNAGGGVKFMNSSNITTDGIIWERCGSNRITSSNPKPALQILNSSNVTIQNCIFQHSVGRAIELSDVTKEVNINNCVFSHNKQYRFHGAVLHYSCQAGMNTLIPLTIDSCIFTDNGQARSLVFIDGYSQISVTLQNSEFTENNGVSLYISRQRVKFHGNITFKNNNGRGIFSDQSTVTFSTHTIANFLGNIAVAGSGGAIHSIENSSILFEEKSLVQFTENHARQGGAVFSSLDSKVTCKDNSIVMFCENRASGDGGAIFTSHNSAITFENNSKVSFTKNTARHAGAISCSKNCNILFKQNSIVRFTNNTAIFGGAIQSFHKSMTSFSDNSRVSFTNNHAMTDGGAIHIDKSDVSCADKSTVTFSGNIAQRDAGAIFCADRSIVSFNALGNGGAILSKISGLVSFTNYAGVLFANNFARSNGGAISCSRHSRILMAENSEVNFIHNNALGNGGAIIANFQVTVLFSEHSRVFFTNNSARLCGAICSFHRSVILSTNHSNITFIKNSATADGGAVSLLHGSNISFEENSTVRFIENMAANVGGAIFEITSAILFTANTKISFMENKATHGGAIYSNRNSVILSDTNSTVTFLENSARQNGGGIVSINNSSISFEGNSGATFIGNYVTASGGAIQSHHNSVLHFKGNSTVAFYKNAAKENGGAILCEMNSRLMFAANSTVTFHNNTAVDFGGAVRSCDNSMVTFQTNSTVAFMNNMARQEGGAIFSKNASRISFHGYSKVTFSENHAIRHGGAINSKRYSSIVFDGYSTVTFITNGAGDQGGAIFNEVKVIALFTEHTRVIFANNSARFAGAIYSARRSSISSNKQSTITFTKNFAVRSGGAVNCNNCGSITFKGNSAVNFTENNATRFGGAIMLNSNIIFGEHSSLTFTENMAENSGGAIYEAKGVILFTANAKVSFTKNNATYSGAIRSGQQSSILYKNNSVVTFIENSAVLNGGAVLSLDNSIISFEDNSTVTFTKNYATHAGAIESQFNCFISFKGNSTVTFISNYAIQDAGAILSRRANTNVTFEEYCSVKFVENTAELTGGAVLTGESGIVLFKGHSIIIFANNSATWCGALCSNVLSSQHYATLSFNGNHAELDGGAIWSTIFAVISLKHNSTIMFTENSAGRDGGAVYSGHNSYISFQNSSVVRFTKNSAGRDGGTIHSDDNSHISFEGISMITFTENEAARDGGVMYSVENSKIIFDESSTITLNKNSAKRHGGVFCCVDNSLVLFENTTTVSFTHNSAAMDGGAIYTLHSTIIKFGINSTVRFDGNNAQNGGAVFLGDQCNTTFRSNSNMTFCLNRVDGYGGAVYIKASQSMVTFEEQSFDHFYDNYARVAGHSLYVAVPKSCNSICLNNNIVGVNKEKLHSEQSIATTPSKIQLFDPAKCIGNNTKGECEVYYVNKIMLGQEIFINACVSDFYDQPTNAVQFVVNGENSTNYHIDGIQHTLISCGNNIFQGMRIAGNESLVAEFYNYTMTTTFSVNPLSNENAFSIQLVVEISPCHPGFWHDTELQKCVCFDSTDIVSCFGSTSTIKRGYWFGSVNGQPTVTVCPVNYCDFSCCEATDEFYHLSPLRSYQCRSHRSGPACGNCKEGWTLSFDSAECVVDEKCTAGQTALVVTLTVLYWIAVVATVFIHAGYFAKPSLACFTNIAYYH